One window of Pseudochaenichthys georgianus chromosome 18, fPseGeo1.2, whole genome shotgun sequence genomic DNA carries:
- the LOC139435782 gene encoding golgin subfamily A member 6-like protein 22, with amino-acid sequence MAGIISPVVCEQRPEATHIFSRAKLEEVIKHWEFKYELLDKYAKDLAVKNKHWEVSWSYHQNMVITRIEQREAVIKGLTQSHQLLVQNNAGFVRAESGWQEVINQKDSEIMDLKQEKESLSHSASVSTNWQEKYNALKEESSKRLEKKKATNVESVEKDNKSLAERIRKDTAEKKEGWASLSKLIKEKFQKIEDKKSHLEEMSTKLLAVKQEILEEEVKVENNGETVMVPEVRKMEDQIKNPEDKSIEDLAETLHSQAAEDTLMKEDQEEKFTEDESTQEVVQTPEVEDEEQSTPEVVETPEMEDEQSTQEVVETPEMEDEQSTQEVVEIPEVEDEKKEPEEFPDFPKTEAAEVELQTEESGEEIQLSLVAAVAIKDQSCETTEVEDEKKEPEEFFSLKKSGEVALQKEKRRKKKKQQRKRVQDIKLDGKFSEAQAEKQLSLDEELIEPQEESINDLVVETPNCWEINFTPMWKVKPTEDKLANKDHICDTPEEEEEEEEKEPEESPDLTQTEAGEAGLQEMESGEETKLSWAAVVANKYKSSKTREKKVEELEEVSDLKQTEAGEEMLQKEKNRNKKKHERRREKALKAMEIIVNEMDSLANIVQSCETSEATDEKKEVEEFPDLPKTEAGPVGLQKLESGEENKRSRAAVLKDQSCYTKEKKVEEEVKEPEEASDPKKTEAQEEVLLKEEQVKDPEEASVPKQTPVEGKLRVGKKSKKDKKKEKKREEYNRSHC; translated from the coding sequence ATGGCTGGAATAATTAGCCCAGTAGTGTGCGAGCAGAGGCCAGAGGCCACACATATCTTCAGCAGAGCTAAACTTGAAGAGGTTATCAAACACTGGGAGTTCAAATATGAACTTCTGGACAAGTACGCAAAGGACCTGGCAGTGAAAAACAAGCACTGGGAGGTGAGCTGGTCTTATCACCAGAATATGGTGATCACCAGGATCGAGCAGAGGGAAGCTGTAATCAAGGGTCTGACACAATCACACCAGTTGCTGGTGCAAAACAATGCCGGATTTGTGCGAGCTGAGAGTGGCTGGCAGGAAGTGATCAACCAGAAAGACTCTGAAATCATGGATCTGAAACAGGagaaggagtctctctctcACAGTGCCTCAGTGTCCACAAACTGGCAGGAGAAATACAATGCACTCAAGGAGGAATCTTCAAAGCGCCTGGAAAAGAAAAAGGCGACAAACGTTGAAAGCGTTGAGAAAGATAACAAGTCCCTGGCAGAGAGGATTAGAAAAGACACGGCAGAGAAAAAAGAGGGATGGGCTTCTCTAAGCAAACTGATCAAGGAGAAATTCCAGAAGATTGAGGACAAGAAGTCACATCTGGAGGAAATGTCCACAAAGCTCCTGGCTGTGAAGCAAGAAATCCTGGAGGAGGAAGTCAAGGTCGAAAACAACGGGGAGACAGTGATGGTGCCAGAAGTCCGAAAGATGGAGGATCAAATTAAGAATCCAGAAGATAAATCCATTGAGGACCTAGCTGAGACACTTCACAGCCAGGCAGCGGAAGACACCTTGATGAAAGAAGATCAGGAGGAGAAGTTCACTGAGGATgagtccacacaggaagtggttcagACTCCAGAGGTGGAGGATGAAGAACAGTCCACACCGGAAGTGGTTGAGACTCCAGAGATGGAGGATGAACagtccacacaggaagtggttgaGACTCCAGAGATGGAGGATGAACaatccacacaggaagtggttgaGATTCCAGAGGTGGAGGATGAGAAGAAAGAACCAGAAGAGTTCCCAGACTTCCCGAAGACCGAGGCAGCAGAGGTAGAGCTGCAGACAGAGGAAAGCGGAGAGGAGATCCAACTTAGCCTCGTGGCAGCGGTGGCCATTAAAGACCAGAGCTGTGAAACCACAGAGGTGGAGGATGAGAAGAAGGAACCAGAAGAGTTCTTCTCCTTAAAGAAGAGCGGAGAGGTCGCGCTGCagaaagagaaaagaagaaagaagaaaaaacaacagAGGAAAAGAGTCCAGGACATCAAACTGGACGGGAAGTTCTCTGAGGCCCAGGCTGAGAAACAGCTTAGCTTGGATGAGGAATTGATCGAACCACAGGAGGAGTCCATAAATGACCTTGTTGTTGAGACACCAAATTGCTGGGAAATTAACTTCACACCGATGTGGAAGGTCAAACCGACAGAGGACAAACTGGCCAATAAAGACCATATCTGTGACACcccagaggaagaggaagaggaagaggagaaagaACCAGAAGAGTCCCCCGACTTAACGCAGACCGAGGCCGGAGAGGCAGGCCTACAGGAAATGGAAAGCGGAGAGGAGACAAAACTTAGCTGGGCAGCAGTGGTGGCCAATAAATACAAGAGCTCCAAAACCAGAGAGAAGAAGGTGGAGGAACTGGAAGAAGTCTCCGACTTAAAGCAGACCGAGGCCGGAGAGGAAATGCTGCAGAAAGAGAAAAACAGAAACAAGAAAAAACATgagaggagaagagaaaagGCGCTGAAAGCGATGGAGATTATCGTAAATGAGATGGACAGCCTGGCCAATATAGTCCAGAGCTGTGAAACCTCAGAGGCGACGGATGAGAAGAAAGAAGTGGAAGAGTTCCCCGACTTACCGAAGACCGAGGCAGGACCGGTAGGTCTGCAGAAACTGGAAAGCGGAGAGGAGAACAAACGGAGCCGGGCGGCAGTGCTGAAAGACCAGAGCTGCTACACCAAAGAGAAGAAGGTGGAGGAAGAGGTGAAGGAGCCAGAAGAAGCCTCTGACCCAAAGAAGACCGAGGCACAAGAGGAGGTGCTGCTGAAAGAGGAACAGGTGAAGGACCCAGAAGAAGCCTCTGTCCCAAAGCAGACCCCCGTGGAAGGAAAGCTTCGTGTGGGGAAGAAAAGCAAAAAGGAtaagaaaaaagagaagaaaagagaGGAGTATAATAGAAGCCACTGCTAG
- the LOC117463701 gene encoding solute carrier family 12 member 3-like has translation MGQLASKGDGLDLGGVPRVRFSTNEDGPPRYSPNQFDGSSQQRNDSLQIPPTIVVSDTDPSASEQRGSRAELRRSSLYSTLDLVPHLENYASTLPHRLSRPSLVALRSAFEVQAGVEATTTDSEVGSLPGNGNEESQTPQENAPVRFGWMLGVMIRCMLNIWGVILFLRLSWITSQAGILLTWVIILMSVLVTTVTALSISAIATNGRVISGGAYFMISRSLGPEIGGPIGMVFSFANACACALNTLGFAEVVRDLLLEFDVVIVDAINDVRIVGVITLTILLLISFAGMEWESKAQILFFLVLLVSFANYFVGTFIPPGPEKQAQGFFSYHSDIFISNLTPDWRGPEGNFFQMFAIFFPSTIGILSGANISGDLEDPATAIPKGTLVAIFWTTLSYLIITVTVGSCVVRDASGNVSDVITGNITEGCVGLGCNMGWNFTDCIESQSCKYGLANNLQVLSQVSGFFYLITAGVFAASLSSSLGFLVSGPKVFQCLCKDNLYPYIGFFAKGYGKNNEPIRAYLLCYVIAVAFILIADLNTIAALISNFFLCSYGLINFSCFHASITNSPGWRPSFHYYSKWTALFGAVISIVLMFLFTWWAALFTFCIIFFLFGYVNYNKPKVNWGSSVQAGTYNMALSYSVSLSGVDDHVKNFRPQCLVLTGPPNQRPALVDFVGSFTKHISLMICGDIVMEQDRQAQPQDTTDWLVKWLNKRKVRSFYTPFTADSLRVGARHLLQASGLGKLKPNTLVLGFKANWRDSSPESIEDYINTIYDTFDSNYCLCILRMMDALDISDLFDVEVNQGFDPDESVEVDNQQSPEKESADNISYKDDTDQIKTVFQNDQGKKTIDVYWIADDGGLTLLVPYLLTRRKRWHRSKVRVFIVGDEQNMEEGRNEMIALLKRFRLDIHDVTVMTDSEKRPNSKNLSRFVDSVAPFMLHDEQQEGVSTQEQRKRAPWKISEKEFEAFKLKTERKVRLNEIIRRNSQHAALVLVSLPVPHSDCPSALYMAWLDTLTCGLHCPVVLIRGNQQNVITFYCQ, from the exons ATGGGGCAGTTGGCATCCAAAGGTGACGGGTTGGACCTGGGCGGTGTTCCCCGTGTCCGCTTTTCCACCAATGAGGATGGACCTCCAAGGTACTCTCCGAACCAATTTGACGGCAGCAGCCAGCAACGAAATGATAGCCTCCAAATTCCTCCAACCATCGTTGTCTCAGACACGGATCCAAG TGCATCAGAGCAGCGGGGCTCGAGGGCGGAGCTACGAAGATCTTCATTATACAGTACGTTGGACCTGGTGCCCCACCTGGAGAATTATGCCAGCACACTGCCACACCGCCTCTCAAGGCCATCTCTTGTAGCTCTCCGCAGTGCCTTTGAG GTGCAAGCAGGTGTAGAGGCCACAACCACAGACTCGGAAGTTGGCAGTCTACCAGGCAACGGAAACGAAGAGTCACAAACTCCACAGGAGAACGCTCCAGTTAGATTTGGATGGATGCTTGGAGTCATG ATTCGTTGCATGCTGAATATTTGGGGTGTCATCCTGTTTCTCCGCCTATCGTGGATCACTTCTCAGGCAGGCATTT TGTTGACTTGGGTTATTATCCTGATGTCCGTGCTAGTGACGACCGTAACTGCCCTCTCCATCTCTGCCATCGCCACCAACGGGAGGGTGATCTCAG GAGGGGCCTATTTCATGATCTCCCGCTCGCTGGGTCCTGAAATTGGGGGACCCATTGGAATGGTCTTTTCTTTCGCCAACGCATGTGCCTGTGCACTCAACACTCTTGGCTTTGCAGAGGTCGTCCGTGATCTATTGCTG GAGTTCGATGTCGTCATAGTTGATGCAATCAACGACGTCCGTATTGTGGGCGTGATCACACTGACGATTCTTTTGCTCATCTCATTTGCTGGAATGGAGTGGGAGTCCAAG gCCCAGATTTTGTTCTTTTTAGTTCTCTTGGTCTCGTTTGCCAACTACTTTGTGGGTACATTTATTCCACCTGGCCCAGAGAAACAGGCCCAGGGCTTCTTTAGTTATCACA GTGATATCTTCATTTCGAACTTGACACCTGACTGGAGAGGACCAGAAGGCAACTTTTTCCagatgtttgccattttctttCCCTCCACCATCGGCATCCTGTCTGGCGCCAACATCTCCGGAGACCTCGAA GACCCTGCTACTGCTATCCCTAAAGGCACTCTCGTGGCCATTTTCTGGACTACATTGAGCTATCTAATTATCACTGTAACTGTTG GGTCATGTGTGGTGCGGGACGCCTCTGGTAATGTAAGTGACGTTATTACTGGAAACATCACTGAAGGCTGTGTTGGGCTGGGATGTAATATGGGCTGGAACTTCACAGACTGCATCGAGTCACAGTCTTGTAAATATGGTCTGGCCAACAATTTACAG GTACTGAGCCAAGTTTCAGGTTTCTTCTACCTCATCACGGCTGGTGTCTTTGCAGCCAGCTTGTCTTCTTCCCTTGGCTTCCTCGTCTCCGGCCCTAAAGTCTTTCAG TGTCTATGCAAAGACAACCTATACCCGTACATTGGATTCTTTGCAAAGGGCTATGGGAAAAATAACGAGCCAATCCGGGCCTACTTACTCTGCTACGTCATTGCTGTGGCTTTCATTCTCATCG CTGACCTTAACACCATTGCAGCCTTGATCTCCAATTTCTTCCTGTGTTCCTACGGCCTCATCAACTTCAGCTGCTTTCACGCTTCGATCACCAACTCCCCTG GTTGGAGGCCGTCATTTCACTACTACAGTAAATGGACAGCTCTTTTTGGAGCAGTGATTTCTATTGTGTTGATGTTCCTGTTCACCTGGTGGGCTGCCCTCTTCACCTTCTGCATCATCTTCTTTCTCTTTGGATACGTCAACTACAACAAGCCAA AGGTGAACTGGGGTTCGTCAGTCCAGGCAGGTACATACAACATGGCTTTGTCGTACTCAGTCTCCCTGTCTGGTGTCGACGACCATGTCAAGAATTTTAG accGCAATGTCTCGTCCTGACTGGGCCACCAAACCAGCGTCCAGCCCTGGTGGACTTTGTTGGCTCCTTCACCAAGCACATAAGCCTCATGATCTGTGGAGACATAGTCATG GAGCAGGACAGGCAGGCTCAGCCTCAGGACACCACTGATTGGTTGGTAAAGTGGCTGAACAAGAGAAAGGTGCGCTCATTTTACACACCTTTCACTGCCGACAGCCTTAGAGTTGGAGCTCGACATCTGCTGCAG GCTTCTGGTCTTGGCAAGTTGAAGCCCAACACTCTGGTCCTGGGCTTCAAGGCAAACTGGAGGGACAGTTCTCCGGAAAGTATTGAAGATTATATCAACACAATATA CGATACCTTCGACTCAAACTACTGTCTGTGTATCCTGAGGATGATGGACGCTTTGGATATCTCAGACCTGTTTGATGTTGAAG TGAACCAGGGCTTTGACCCTGATGAATCTGTGGAAGTTGACAATCAGCAATCTCCTGAGAAAGAATCAG CTGACAACATCTCCTATAAAGACGACACTGATCAGATTAAGACGGTGTTTCAGAATGACCAGGGGAAGAAGACCATTGATGTCTACTGGATAGCTGACGATGGGG GTCTGACTCTGCTAGTTCCCTACCTGCTCACCAGGAGGAAACGCTGGCATCGCAGTAAGGTCAGGGTCTTCATCGTGGGAGATGAACAAAACATGGAGGAAGGCCGCAATGa GATGATCGCTCTTCTGAAGAGGTTTCGTTTGGATATCCACGACGTTACAGTCATGACAGACAGCGAAAAGCGTCCAAACTCAAAGAA CCTGAGTAGATTCGTGGACAGTGTTGCCCCCTTCATGCTGCATGATGAACAGCAGGAAGGTGTCTCAACTCAAGAACAGAGAAAACGTGCCCCATGGAAAATATCAGAAAAAGAGTTTGAGGCCTTTAAACTTAAG ACTGAGAGAAAAGTGAGGCTGAATGAAATTATCCGGAGGAATTCTCAACATGCTGCTCTTGTGCTCGT GAGCCTTCCTGTGCCTCACAGCGACTGCCCCAGTGCTCTGTACATGGCCTGGCTGGATACTCTGACCTGTGGCCTCCACTGCCCCGTGGTGCTGATACGAGGAAACCAGCAGAACGTCATCACTTTTTACTGCCAATAA